A genomic segment from Bartonella ancashensis encodes:
- the tldD gene encoding metalloprotease TldD produces the protein MKSLIDHFDIAPSKVQELVKETLHKADDGELYLEYTESEELLFDNGRLKNGSFHQDTGFGLRVVSEEATGYAHSGELSVAALKRASEASKAVLYHNCVGSYKATPQQMNRKLYQSINPLETPSFEEKNKLLRDIDAYLREKNDKVHQVTISLSGLFQHVEILRADGQLVRDIRPLVRLSISVIITNGNRHESGFYGCGGRQAFNQFINEANWKIVADEALRMALVNLEAKPAPAGTFDIVLANGWPGVMLHEAVGHGLEGDFNRKKTSAFSELLGQQVAAKDVTIIDDGTIPQRRGSITIDDEGTPSKQNVLIENGKLVGFMQDRLNARLMGMSLTGNGRRESYEHTPIPRMTNTMMLSGDKTPEEILSSLKNGIYAVSFGGGQVDITSGKFVFECTEAYRIENGKITTPIKGATLIGNGPEAMKRITMVGNDSKLDNGIGMCGKAGQNVPVGVGQPHLRMNNMTIGGTEVS, from the coding sequence ATGAAATCTCTGATCGATCACTTTGATATTGCTCCATCCAAGGTGCAAGAGCTCGTAAAAGAAACGCTTCACAAGGCTGATGACGGCGAACTTTACCTTGAATACACAGAAAGTGAAGAACTTTTATTTGACAATGGTCGTCTTAAAAACGGTTCGTTCCATCAAGATACAGGATTTGGTCTACGCGTTGTATCTGAAGAAGCAACAGGATATGCTCATTCTGGAGAGCTTTCTGTTGCTGCTCTAAAACGTGCTAGTGAAGCTTCTAAAGCAGTCCTTTATCATAATTGTGTGGGATCTTATAAAGCTACACCTCAACAAATGAATCGAAAGCTCTACCAATCAATTAATCCTCTTGAAACACCGTCATTTGAAGAAAAAAATAAACTTTTGCGAGATATTGATGCCTATCTACGTGAAAAAAATGACAAAGTGCACCAAGTGACAATATCTCTTTCTGGGTTATTTCAGCATGTTGAAATTTTGCGTGCTGATGGACAGCTCGTCCGTGACATCCGCCCTCTTGTAAGGCTTTCCATATCTGTAATAATTACCAATGGCAACAGGCATGAAAGTGGATTTTATGGATGTGGTGGACGACAAGCATTTAATCAATTTATTAATGAAGCAAACTGGAAAATAGTAGCTGATGAAGCGCTCCGTATGGCTCTGGTGAATTTGGAAGCAAAACCCGCACCGGCAGGAACATTTGATATTGTCTTAGCTAATGGCTGGCCGGGAGTTATGCTGCATGAAGCTGTCGGTCATGGTTTAGAGGGTGATTTTAATCGAAAAAAAACATCTGCTTTTTCTGAATTATTAGGTCAACAAGTTGCAGCAAAAGATGTAACAATCATTGACGATGGCACCATCCCTCAACGTCGTGGTTCAATTACTATCGATGATGAAGGAACTCCATCAAAACAAAATGTTCTGATTGAAAATGGCAAATTAGTCGGTTTTATGCAAGATAGGTTGAACGCACGACTCATGGGAATGAGTTTGACTGGAAATGGGCGGCGTGAATCTTATGAACATACACCAATACCGCGAATGACAAATACAATGATGCTAAGTGGTGATAAAACACCTGAAGAAATTTTATCATCTCTTAAGAATGGTATTTATGCCGTTTCATTTGGTGGTGGACAAGTTGATATTACCTCTGGAAAATTTGTATTTGAATGTACCGAAGCTTACAGGATAGAAAATGGAAAAATTACAACACCTATCAAAGGTGCTACCCTCATTGGTAATGGACCAGAAGCAATGAAACGTATCACAATGGTTGGAAATGATAGTAAATTAGATAATGGCATAGGTATGTGCGGAAAAGCAGGACAGAACGTTCCCGTTGGTGTTGGACAACCTCACCTTAGGATGAATAATATGACAATTGGTGGAACAGAGGTTTCATAA
- a CDS encoding class I SAM-dependent RNA methyltransferase, protein MRSDVIIDHIGANGHGVAKTVHGLVHVPCTLPGEVVEAFYHSKYGNLIELKEKSLERVSALCRHFGKCGGCALQHWHFDAYHSWKRQLVVDALKRYGLDVNVTPLIECELHSRRRITLTAIANKKGYDFGFNGYHSHEVITVEECPITRVEIVSRLSDIRKICAVLGSDSKRFHIKVTSVDNGLDISLSGCSISNEITRQEMICAALSLGIIRLSVEGEILVERRKPLIHFDDICVEFPSGGFLQATVKAENAISNIILDHFKKAKNAVDLFSGIGTFSLRMAKKMNVHAVEYDEKALANLDRAARVSTGLKTVTCEKRDLFRRPLSAKELEFFDSVVFDPPRVGAEEQVRELAKTTISRVVAVSCNPITLSRDLSILTAGGYIVEKVIPIDQFLWSPHVETVAILNKRKTKTRWKL, encoded by the coding sequence GTGAGAAGCGATGTCATCATTGATCATATTGGAGCAAACGGTCATGGTGTTGCTAAAACAGTTCATGGTTTGGTTCATGTTCCTTGTACTTTACCAGGGGAGGTTGTTGAAGCTTTTTATCACAGTAAATACGGGAATCTCATTGAGTTAAAAGAGAAGTCACTAGAGCGTGTAAGTGCACTTTGCCGACATTTTGGTAAATGTGGGGGATGTGCCCTTCAACATTGGCATTTTGATGCTTATCATTCCTGGAAACGGCAATTGGTTGTTGATGCACTCAAAAGATATGGTCTTGATGTTAATGTTACACCTTTAATTGAATGTGAGCTCCATAGTCGTCGGCGCATTACTTTAACAGCTATTGCAAATAAAAAAGGCTATGATTTTGGTTTTAACGGCTACCATTCTCATGAGGTTATAACTGTTGAAGAATGTCCGATTACTCGTGTAGAAATTGTTTCCAGGCTATCAGATATTAGAAAAATATGCGCTGTTTTAGGTAGTGATTCTAAGAGATTTCATATAAAAGTAACATCTGTTGATAATGGGCTTGATATTTCTTTAAGTGGTTGCTCCATTTCAAATGAAATTACACGTCAAGAGATGATTTGTGCTGCTCTTTCTTTGGGAATTATACGCCTATCAGTTGAAGGTGAGATTTTAGTTGAACGGAGAAAGCCATTAATACATTTTGATGATATATGTGTTGAGTTTCCATCTGGAGGTTTTCTTCAGGCAACGGTCAAAGCAGAGAATGCTATAAGTAATATTATTTTAGATCATTTCAAAAAAGCAAAAAATGCGGTTGATTTATTTTCAGGGATAGGAACTTTTTCTTTGCGGATGGCTAAGAAAATGAATGTTCATGCCGTGGAATATGATGAAAAAGCGTTAGCAAATTTAGATAGGGCAGCGCGTGTTTCCACTGGTTTAAAAACGGTTACTTGTGAAAAACGTGATCTATTTCGTCGTCCACTTTCTGCAAAGGAACTTGAGTTTTTTGATAGTGTTGTTTTTGATCCTCCACGCGTTGGTGCAGAAGAACAGGTTCGCGAACTAGCAAAAACAACAATATCCCGGGTAGTTGCTGTTTCATGCAATCCTATCACATTGTCTCGAGACTTATCTATTCTTACTGCGGGTGGTTACATAGTAGAAAAAGTTATACCTATTGATCAATTTCTATGGTCACCTCATGTAGAGACTGTTGCGATTTTGAATAAACGCAAAACAAAAACGCGCTGGAAGCTTTAG
- a CDS encoding TlyA family RNA methyltransferase, translated as MKRLDILLVEKKFFTTRSRARDAIVRRTVKVDGEIVLKAGKMVSDSSEIIVCDPARGYVSRAALKLIYALDAFPVSTTQMVALDIGASTGGFTEVLLERGVAHVIAVDVGHNQFDARLSKNSAVTLLEGLNIRDLTQQHLGNREIDLIVSDVSFISLKLAMPPVLSLINKRAQAVLLVKPQFEVGRGGIGKGGMLKDPLMAEKMAEELFNWLNTQEGWTARGFLPSPITGGDGNLEYVLFGEREE; from the coding sequence ATGAAGAGACTCGATATTCTTTTAGTTGAAAAAAAGTTTTTTACAACGCGTTCACGTGCACGTGATGCAATTGTACGGCGAACAGTTAAGGTTGATGGAGAAATAGTTTTAAAAGCTGGGAAAATGGTTTCTGATAGTTCAGAAATTATTGTATGTGATCCTGCACGAGGTTATGTTTCACGTGCGGCATTAAAACTAATTTATGCTCTGGATGCATTTCCGGTTTCAACAACTCAAATGGTTGCACTTGACATTGGTGCATCAACGGGTGGTTTTACAGAGGTTCTTTTAGAACGTGGAGTAGCTCACGTTATTGCTGTTGATGTTGGTCATAATCAATTCGATGCCCGTTTATCAAAAAATAGTGCGGTAACACTATTAGAAGGATTAAATATTAGGGATTTGACTCAACAACATTTAGGTAATCGTGAAATTGATCTTATTGTATCAGATGTCAGTTTCATTTCTCTTAAACTTGCTATGCCACCTGTGTTATCTTTAATAAATAAGAGAGCTCAAGCCGTTTTATTGGTAAAGCCTCAGTTTGAAGTCGGTCGAGGAGGTATTGGTAAAGGTGGCATGTTGAAAGATCCATTGATGGCGGAAAAAATGGCTGAAGAGCTTTTTAATTGGCTAAATACTCAAGAAGGATGGACAGCAAGAGGTTTTCTCCCTTCTCCGATTACAGGTGGTGATGGTAATCTAGAATATGTGTTATTCGGAGAAAGAGAAGAGTGA